From the Clostridiales bacterium FE2011 genome, one window contains:
- a CDS encoding bifunctional metallophosphatase/5'-nucleotidase → MKKVLLVMLALVILTSTVFAEEGIDSTPGSAETYKGEWATIGEALASEEYTGIRGSDEEYCVVIVKPDDTYIRLVAELDEKAKELNTATMEYVDVDTLEAAFEAYNAYIETLPVSYEEEITAQPKSQEELDTLAGKTLLEVEEAGYESGYSNMGEDDAAIYTVSCGLFEYDLLLNETYTEYMEHNDNGYIGDLTVKSASFAGLSHDAAQLCFHADGIYDEKKDPWGEYTSFMDMITNAVTSENPEEAVQALIEAMPEQAEEIRMFADAFAAMSELNDESGTEATDDARDESASRPTETRICVFETSDIHGYLLDTSSGDENTFQYRLAYIAQIVNNARASGEYDDVLLLDGGDIYQGMPASNLTNGAAMRAAFDAMDYDAVALGNHEFDWNVTQYCADPDGTLPAYQLGVYSGDPDIPVLASNLYYAGRDERVDFTRDYVIVEKAGLRIAVIGYIADYAMSVMADKIAPYRIESDLDSFARRVKEINEAEKPDITIVLSHCNPIPVAEALSPEDVDLVAGGHKHRGIYGFADSGVPYIQADANAQGYATATVAIGQDGTVRIEEPVYSEITQNKEALFDIPENAELLDDTVLAISYTAWAEISDEMSEVLGYIDTPIEKKGFVGERETSGGNWITGLMLRKTESEGAVAAFFNYKGIRASITIPEGQNRHNLTVGDVYSLVPFNNTWLIYELTGPEIAQQLLKGFINPDYGDQVSGLTYEYINHGTEEYPEIEIISITLNDGTEVDLNDTKTLYRVCTSNYNATLDGSVFLDKTPVIPESEAPIDNLTVIELLREEASENDGRISVDTEPRGFRLEEALDDAA, encoded by the coding sequence ATGAAAAAAGTGCTGTTGGTTATGCTGGCACTGGTTATTCTGACCAGTACTGTTTTCGCTGAAGAAGGAATCGACTCCACGCCTGGATCAGCGGAAACATATAAGGGCGAATGGGCAACCATCGGAGAGGCGCTGGCGTCAGAGGAATACACCGGTATCAGGGGTAGTGACGAAGAGTATTGCGTTGTGATCGTGAAGCCGGATGATACCTATATCCGCCTGGTGGCTGAGCTGGATGAGAAAGCCAAAGAACTGAATACTGCCACAATGGAATATGTGGACGTCGACACGCTGGAGGCCGCATTTGAGGCATATAACGCATATATCGAAACCCTGCCTGTTTCCTATGAGGAGGAAATCACCGCACAGCCAAAGTCCCAGGAAGAACTGGATACACTGGCGGGGAAAACACTGTTGGAAGTGGAAGAAGCGGGCTATGAATCCGGCTACTCCAACATGGGTGAAGATGACGCAGCCATCTATACCGTAAGCTGCGGCCTGTTTGAATATGATCTGCTGCTGAACGAAACCTATACTGAATACATGGAGCACAATGACAACGGCTATATCGGTGACCTGACGGTGAAAAGCGCAAGCTTTGCCGGCCTGTCCCATGACGCAGCGCAGCTGTGCTTTCATGCGGATGGCATTTATGACGAGAAAAAGGATCCATGGGGTGAATACACATCATTTATGGATATGATCACCAATGCAGTGACAAGTGAAAATCCGGAGGAAGCAGTCCAGGCACTGATTGAAGCAATGCCGGAACAGGCGGAAGAAATCAGGATGTTTGCAGATGCTTTTGCTGCCATGAGTGAGCTGAATGATGAGTCCGGAACGGAGGCAACCGATGATGCAAGGGACGAATCTGCCAGCCGTCCGACAGAAACTCGCATTTGTGTGTTTGAAACCAGTGACATCCACGGCTATCTGCTGGATACTTCGAGCGGAGACGAGAACACCTTCCAGTACCGCCTGGCCTATATAGCCCAAATCGTGAACAATGCCAGGGCATCCGGAGAATATGATGATGTTCTTCTTCTGGATGGAGGCGATATTTACCAGGGCATGCCGGCGTCAAACCTGACGAACGGCGCAGCCATGCGCGCCGCGTTTGACGCAATGGACTACGACGCCGTGGCGCTTGGCAATCATGAATTTGACTGGAACGTAACGCAGTATTGCGCTGATCCGGACGGAACCCTGCCTGCTTATCAGCTTGGCGTTTACAGCGGCGATCCGGATATTCCGGTCCTGGCCTCCAACCTGTACTACGCAGGTAGGGATGAACGCGTCGATTTCACACGGGACTATGTGATCGTTGAAAAAGCGGGTTTGCGCATTGCTGTCATCGGGTATATTGCCGATTATGCCATGTCTGTTATGGCAGACAAGATTGCTCCTTACAGGATTGAAAGCGATCTGGATTCATTTGCGAGACGGGTAAAAGAGATCAACGAGGCTGAGAAACCGGATATCACCATTGTCCTGAGCCATTGCAATCCTATCCCTGTGGCAGAAGCGCTGAGCCCTGAGGATGTGGATCTGGTGGCCGGCGGGCATAAGCATCGGGGTATCTATGGATTTGCGGACAGCGGCGTGCCATACATCCAGGCAGACGCAAATGCCCAGGGTTATGCTACTGCAACCGTTGCAATCGGACAGGATGGTACGGTTCGCATCGAGGAACCTGTATATTCTGAAATCACTCAGAACAAAGAGGCTCTTTTCGATATTCCGGAGAACGCAGAACTGCTGGATGATACGGTTCTTGCAATCTCCTACACAGCCTGGGCGGAGATCAGCGATGAAATGAGCGAGGTATTGGGATATATAGATACGCCTATTGAAAAGAAAGGCTTTGTAGGAGAAAGGGAAACGAGCGGCGGAAACTGGATTACCGGCCTGATGCTGAGGAAAACGGAATCCGAAGGCGCTGTGGCAGCTTTCTTCAATTATAAAGGCATTCGTGCAAGCATTACGATTCCCGAAGGACAAAACCGTCATAATCTGACGGTCGGCGATGTGTATTCTCTTGTGCCTTTCAACAATACCTGGCTGATCTACGAACTTACCGGGCCGGAAATCGCACAGCAACTGCTCAAGGGTTTTATCAACCCGGATTATGGCGATCAGGTGAGCGGATTAACCTATGAGTATATCAATCATGGTACTGAAGAGTATCCGGAAATCGAGATCATCAGTATTACACTCAACGATGGTACTGAAGTGGATCTCAATGATACGAAGACGCTTTATCGCGTCTGTACATCAAACTACAATGCCACATTGGACGGCAGTGTTTTCCTTGATAAGACACCGGTTATACCTGAGTCGGAAGCGCCTATCGACAATCTTACGGTCATTGAACTGCTGCGCGAGGAGGCAAGTGAAAACGACGGCCGTATCTCCGTAGATACGGAGCCACGGGGTTTCCGCCTGGAAGAAGCACTGGATGACGCAGCTTGA
- a CDS encoding VOC family protein codes for MRIDHAAIFVADLEKARDFFLKYFSGTSNNGYHNEKTGFRSYFISFDDGSRLEIMNKPGMADPKKEPDRSGYSHIAFSVGSKEKVNELTAQMKADGYEVVSGPRTTGDGYYESCIVAVEDNLIELTV; via the coding sequence ATGAGAATTGATCATGCAGCAATATTTGTTGCCGACCTGGAAAAGGCCCGGGATTTCTTTCTGAAGTATTTCAGCGGAACTTCCAATAACGGATACCATAATGAAAAAACCGGATTCCGCTCATATTTTATCTCTTTCGATGATGGTTCCAGGCTTGAAATCATGAATAAGCCCGGCATGGCGGATCCCAAAAAGGAACCGGACCGGTCGGGATATTCCCATATTGCTTTTTCTGTGGGAAGTAAAGAAAAGGTTAATGAACTGACTGCTCAGATGAAAGCCGATGGCTATGAGGTTGTCAGTGGGCCCAGGACAACAGGCGATGGCTATTATGAGTCCTGTATTGTGGCTGTCGAGGACAATCTGATTGAACTGACTGTTTAA
- a CDS encoding helix-turn-helix transcriptional regulator has protein sequence METRIAENIRAYRKQRGLTQEQLAEMLGVSAGAVYKWESKSSLPELKLIMEMADFFDVSVDMLLGYQMKDNRLSATVHRLREASNNRDYEMLSEAEKAARKYPHSFEVVFTAAHVYYTFGAETKKEPWLRRAIELLQKSKLLVSQCTDPRVNESTIGGMMAEMHEMLGETDKALELLKANNAGAIFNDLIGIELLSHGGDREEANDYLEDGFLRTISSLIQVVVGYAMLFNAKCDNESGMEMMHWIIPALEGLKKTKEPGFLDKMIVVFYSFLAIFQYNSGKRKEAVESIKKATSLARAFDAAPNYAANMVKYVRDSERTNAHDFFGVTAMDAVKKILQNADPELRDLL, from the coding sequence ATGGAAACCAGAATTGCGGAAAACATCCGGGCATATCGGAAGCAGCGCGGGCTGACCCAGGAGCAGCTGGCAGAGATGCTGGGAGTGTCAGCGGGGGCGGTATATAAATGGGAATCGAAATCGTCCCTGCCGGAACTGAAGCTCATCATGGAAATGGCGGATTTCTTTGACGTTTCCGTGGATATGCTGCTTGGATATCAGATGAAGGACAACCGGCTTAGTGCCACCGTGCACCGACTGCGGGAGGCAAGCAACAACCGGGATTATGAAATGCTTTCAGAGGCGGAAAAGGCGGCCCGGAAATACCCGCATTCCTTTGAGGTTGTCTTTACAGCCGCGCACGTTTACTACACCTTCGGTGCCGAGACAAAAAAGGAGCCCTGGCTTCGGCGGGCTATTGAACTGCTGCAGAAATCGAAGCTGCTGGTGTCTCAGTGCACGGATCCCAGGGTGAACGAATCCACGATCGGCGGCATGATGGCTGAGATGCATGAGATGCTGGGCGAGACGGACAAAGCGCTGGAACTGCTGAAGGCCAACAACGCCGGTGCCATCTTTAATGATTTGATCGGAATCGAGTTGCTTTCCCATGGAGGAGATCGGGAGGAAGCAAATGATTATCTGGAAGATGGGTTTCTGCGGACAATCAGCTCGCTTATCCAGGTCGTGGTCGGCTATGCAATGCTCTTTAACGCGAAGTGTGACAATGAATCTGGCATGGAAATGATGCACTGGATCATCCCTGCTTTGGAAGGTCTGAAAAAAACAAAGGAACCTGGATTCCTTGATAAGATGATCGTTGTTTTCTATTCCTTTCTGGCAATCTTTCAGTATAACTCCGGGAAGCGGAAGGAAGCGGTGGAGTCCATCAAAAAAGCAACGTCCCTTGCCCGTGCCTTTGACGCCGCGCCGAACTATGCAGCGAACATGGTTAAATACGTGCGCGATTCGGAAAGGACCAATGCCCATGATTTTTTCGGGGTAACAGCCATGGACGCCGTGAAAAAGATCCTGCAGAACGCCGATCCGGAATTACGGGATCTCTTGTAA
- a CDS encoding aminoglycoside phosphotransferase family protein gives MMIISKTKYEASETEIKKLFSFHNLGNVLDIAVLGNGEFNAAYKVTCDNGLTCVLKIAPPAGAKVLSYEKNMMESEVFWYSQMHEKTDILCPEIYASDFSKRIIKSNCFIMEMMPGKPSWEMGFSDQEYEAVQKQKISMLTKIHRIENDGYGYIQTGLMPSWYEALKNMALMLVADCKSLGHDTPTGEQFIRFIDKHEKLLRAAPCRMVNFDLWDSNILCNEETGKICWIDPERGFWGDPVADFVALGPGPKAPLSAKQKELDIYNEMAQDKILLTEETEIRYALAVCYLALIEEVEKYVRYEPDNPTYIRNAIDSKEMFEMAFKLL, from the coding sequence ATGATGATCATCAGCAAGACAAAGTATGAAGCTTCGGAAACCGAGATCAAAAAACTGTTTTCTTTTCATAACCTGGGAAATGTGCTTGATATAGCCGTCCTGGGAAATGGAGAATTCAATGCAGCATACAAGGTGACCTGCGATAACGGTCTTACTTGCGTGTTAAAGATCGCTCCCCCTGCGGGCGCAAAAGTTCTCAGTTATGAAAAAAACATGATGGAGTCAGAAGTCTTCTGGTATTCTCAGATGCACGAGAAGACAGACATTCTCTGCCCTGAAATCTATGCGTCTGATTTTTCAAAAAGAATCATAAAAAGCAACTGTTTTATCATGGAGATGATGCCTGGAAAGCCGTCGTGGGAGATGGGCTTCTCCGATCAGGAATATGAAGCGGTTCAAAAGCAGAAAATCAGCATGCTTACTAAAATACACAGGATTGAAAATGACGGATACGGCTATATCCAGACAGGACTTATGCCTTCATGGTATGAAGCCCTGAAAAACATGGCACTCATGCTGGTCGCTGACTGCAAAAGTCTTGGTCATGACACACCCACCGGAGAGCAGTTTATAAGATTCATCGATAAACATGAAAAGCTGCTCCGCGCAGCACCTTGCAGGATGGTAAACTTTGATCTGTGGGACAGCAATATTCTCTGCAATGAGGAAACAGGTAAAATATGCTGGATCGATCCGGAGCGTGGATTCTGGGGTGATCCGGTTGCTGATTTTGTAGCACTTGGTCCCGGGCCCAAAGCGCCCCTTTCGGCCAAGCAGAAAGAACTGGATATTTATAACGAGATGGCTCAGGATAAAATCCTTCTGACGGAGGAAACAGAAATCAGGTACGCTCTTGCGGTTTGCTATCTTGCGCTGATTGAAGAAGTGGAAAAATACGTCCGGTACGAACCGGATAATCCCACTTACATCAGAAACGCAATTGATTCAAAAGAAATGTTTGAGATGGCATTTAAGCTTCTTTGA
- a CDS encoding GNAT family N-acetyltransferase: MLIETERLIIRPFWEEDADALYRIKTDPQVMEFCPDFLDVGAECADMPRYIRAFQKIEATGDTDTWRCYAIESRETGDVMGALTFCKQNMLHEYDLGWMMIGTYTGKGYASEAAEAFAEEFCRTHGVDYLTVVMDVDNPASRRTAEKSGFRLFEKRTVYDYHLNRYADDYYYFRRYWSGCTLRNRYYGDSPYYGRSTSGSRN, translated from the coding sequence ATGCTGATTGAGACAGAAAGGCTGATCATCCGTCCGTTCTGGGAGGAAGACGCAGACGCTCTGTACAGGATCAAAACCGATCCCCAGGTAATGGAATTCTGCCCGGATTTTCTGGACGTAGGTGCGGAATGTGCGGATATGCCGAGATACATCCGCGCCTTTCAAAAGATTGAGGCTACCGGCGATACTGATACATGGCGCTGTTATGCCATTGAAAGCAGGGAAACCGGCGACGTTATGGGTGCCCTTACTTTCTGTAAGCAGAATATGCTCCATGAATACGATCTGGGCTGGATGATGATCGGCACGTATACCGGGAAAGGATATGCGTCTGAAGCAGCGGAGGCATTCGCTGAAGAATTCTGCCGGACACACGGGGTTGATTATCTGACTGTGGTTATGGATGTGGACAATCCGGCTTCCCGCAGAACTGCTGAAAAAAGCGGCTTCCGGCTCTTTGAAAAACGGACCGTCTACGATTATCACCTCAACCGGTACGCCGACGATTATTACTATTTCCGCAGATACTGGTCAGGCTGTACCCTGAGGAACCGGTATTACGGTGATTCTCCGTATTATGGACGTTCGACGTCAGGCAGTCGGAACTGA
- a CDS encoding phosphotransferase — protein MKLIAKGNTAEIYEYGNNLVCKLFYSHYPAEYIEHEFRNAAMAWTLGIRTSRAHKLVMEGDRQGIVYDRIPGEMLSQKMAGQSEPVCNMWMDRFVGFHKQLLQHRADESISYKDFLKVFATDAETIAEINALDDGNAFIHGDYHLNNVMVDEHENVVLIDMMNVCRGPALYDVARTYFLLHDNSKIQSQYLAKMGYSVKGIRPYLDVIQLIRNNEMKR, from the coding sequence ATGAAACTGATAGCAAAAGGAAACACTGCGGAAATATACGAATACGGGAATAATCTGGTATGCAAATTGTTTTATTCCCACTATCCGGCGGAATATATTGAACATGAGTTCCGCAATGCGGCGATGGCATGGACATTAGGGATAAGAACGTCCAGGGCTCATAAGCTTGTTATGGAAGGCGATCGGCAAGGGATTGTTTATGACCGGATTCCCGGAGAAATGCTTTCTCAGAAAATGGCCGGGCAAAGCGAACCTGTATGTAATATGTGGATGGATAGATTTGTCGGATTTCATAAACAGTTATTGCAACACCGTGCAGATGAATCCATCTCTTATAAAGACTTCCTGAAAGTGTTTGCGACAGATGCGGAAACCATTGCTGAAATCAATGCTTTGGATGATGGTAATGCCTTTATTCATGGAGATTATCATCTTAACAATGTGATGGTCGATGAGCATGAAAATGTAGTGCTTATTGACATGATGAATGTATGCAGGGGCCCGGCATTGTATGACGTTGCAAGAACATACTTTTTATTGCATGATAATAGCAAAATCCAAAGTCAGTATCTGGCAAAAATGGGGTACTCTGTAAAAGGTATCAGGCCGTATCTGGATGTGATTCAATTGATCCGGAATAATGAAATGAAGAGATAA
- a CDS encoding AAC(3) family N-acetyltransferase yields MDKTNCVSRQQLKDALINLGVNAGMVLEVHSSLSSFGHLEGGAMTLIDTLKEIVTPEGSIFMPALRLSPEYELTEEDRKMGMTVKIKLLDPDAPRTAMGIIADTFRQLPDTYAGRDTISTAGWGKHGEEAVRSGLNYPIHNCGKALLFGVDIYKLTAMHYMEDDTPKEINDMFAPTEEILSQYPSDKWMTEAGHPPVKAWYTIQQMAYDRGLIKETYIGPCKVMFFDILDVVSIYRDELLRDPFGLWGLK; encoded by the coding sequence ATGGATAAAACCAATTGTGTGAGCAGGCAGCAATTGAAGGATGCGCTGATCAATCTGGGAGTGAACGCCGGCATGGTGCTGGAAGTTCACAGTTCACTCAGCAGCTTCGGCCATCTGGAAGGCGGAGCAATGACCCTGATCGATACGCTGAAAGAGATCGTAACGCCCGAAGGAAGTATCTTTATGCCGGCGCTCCGGCTGAGTCCGGAATATGAGTTGACAGAAGAAGACCGTAAAATGGGCATGACAGTCAAAATCAAACTGCTTGATCCGGATGCTCCCAGAACAGCAATGGGTATCATAGCAGACACATTTCGCCAGCTGCCTGACACATATGCAGGCAGGGATACGATCAGTACTGCCGGTTGGGGAAAACATGGTGAGGAAGCAGTTCGGAGCGGTCTGAACTACCCCATCCATAATTGCGGAAAAGCGCTGCTCTTTGGTGTGGACATCTATAAGCTCACGGCCATGCACTACATGGAGGACGACACTCCCAAAGAGATTAACGATATGTTTGCTCCTACTGAAGAAATCCTGTCCCAATATCCGTCGGACAAATGGATGACGGAAGCCGGGCATCCGCCGGTGAAAGCCTGGTATACAATACAGCAAATGGCTTATGATCGGGGGCTCATTAAAGAGACTTATATCGGCCCATGCAAAGTCATGTTCTTTGATATCCTGGATGTTGTTTCAATTTACAGGGATGAACTGCTTCGTGATCCATTTGGTTTATGGGGCCTGAAATGA
- a CDS encoding beta-lactamase family protein, translating to MDQKLFHGVDIGSILGIRKIKRYGASIAVANGDSIETFCLGTGRFGKNFPVNSDMLFQAGSVSKPVFAATLLRYVDKGIIDLDADISGVISDFVDFPLTFSALLSHTAGFNVHGFPGYRARHRLLSLEDVLNGSGNTPKVCRTMPYGEQYSYSGGGITLAELAFTRITGTTLQDAFAQEVAAPLGLTRSGYFQPLDEGMIENAAFGGQLGIWEDHSHGYHYYPEHAAAGLWATPNELVKIGIALSRSFREGTFLSKETAVRMMTPVMNNYGLCVECNTDSAHHMGVNAGFITFLKFSLTEDYCVAVMTNKFGITGTKMIGKVSEAGEQLFIHAKG from the coding sequence GTGGATCAAAAGCTTTTTCACGGCGTTGATATAGGCAGCATATTGGGAATCCGAAAAATAAAAAGGTATGGTGCCAGCATTGCGGTCGCAAACGGCGATTCCATTGAAACCTTCTGTCTGGGCACCGGCCGCTTTGGAAAGAATTTTCCCGTAAATTCTGACATGCTGTTTCAGGCAGGTTCTGTCAGCAAACCCGTGTTTGCCGCAACGCTCCTGCGATATGTTGACAAAGGGATCATCGATCTTGACGCGGATATTTCGGGTGTGATTTCGGACTTCGTTGATTTTCCGCTTACCTTTAGCGCTCTGCTCTCTCATACGGCCGGCTTCAACGTTCACGGTTTTCCCGGATATCGTGCCAGGCACAGACTTCTCTCCTTGGAAGATGTGTTGAACGGCAGCGGAAACACGCCCAAGGTCTGCAGAACAATGCCCTATGGAGAACAGTACTCTTATTCCGGCGGCGGGATTACCCTTGCGGAACTTGCTTTTACGAGAATCACAGGGACGACGCTTCAGGATGCTTTTGCGCAGGAAGTCGCCGCGCCGCTGGGTTTGACGCGAAGCGGCTATTTCCAGCCGCTTGACGAAGGCATGATTGAAAACGCTGCATTCGGCGGTCAGTTGGGAATATGGGAAGACCACTCACATGGCTATCACTATTATCCGGAACATGCCGCAGCAGGCTTGTGGGCCACGCCGAACGAGTTGGTTAAAATCGGCATTGCCCTCTCCAGAAGTTTCAGGGAAGGAACTTTCCTCTCCAAAGAAACCGCAGTCCGCATGATGACCCCGGTCATGAATAATTATGGACTATGCGTGGAATGCAACACAGACTCTGCTCATCACATGGGAGTGAATGCCGGTTTTATTACGTTCCTGAAATTCTCTCTTACAGAAGATTACTGCGTGGCTGTTATGACCAACAAATTCGGGATAACGGGTACGAAAATGATTGGAAAAGTATCCGAGGCAGGAGAACAGCTTTTTATACACGCCAAAGGATAA
- a CDS encoding YdcF family protein: protein MKRLASMIISIILMITTSVAEEGHEMARTAQDMIEELAVYYGTYGSEAEEKTAELLDELCAADPVSGAKWGRIMQLWKTVNEDPEINENILPDGLPETDELCMIVLGFQLNPDGSMKDELIERLTVAKASAEKYPNSLVVCTGGGTAAENPDATEAGEMAKWLIENGVDPQRVIVEDQSLTTAQNAIYTYRILTEQYPQVKQLAIISSDYHIATGTLLFGAEATLQAEEAGKETMTVVSNAAWHAPSGTLSTMFQAGALIELSGDVETAFEIYYETYDIHELPAIHTVSDTPTLDRICETGVLRVGTAGDYKPMSFLEPETGTYWGFDTELAEDLA from the coding sequence ATGAAACGGCTTGCTTCAATGATTATCAGTATCATCCTGATGATTACCACTTCAGTGGCAGAAGAGGGACATGAAATGGCTCGGACTGCCCAGGATATGATAGAAGAACTGGCGGTTTATTACGGCACATATGGCAGCGAAGCGGAAGAAAAGACCGCAGAACTGCTGGATGAACTCTGTGCTGCGGATCCTGTTTCAGGAGCAAAGTGGGGAAGGATCATGCAGCTCTGGAAAACAGTGAATGAAGATCCTGAAATCAATGAAAACATCCTTCCGGACGGGCTGCCGGAAACCGATGAATTATGCATGATCGTGCTCGGCTTTCAGCTGAATCCGGACGGCAGTATGAAGGATGAACTGATTGAACGGCTGACCGTTGCAAAAGCCAGCGCCGAAAAGTATCCCAATTCCCTGGTTGTCTGCACCGGCGGCGGAACCGCGGCAGAGAATCCGGATGCGACGGAAGCCGGGGAAATGGCGAAATGGCTGATTGAAAACGGCGTGGATCCGCAGCGGGTGATTGTGGAAGACCAGTCCCTGACAACCGCCCAGAACGCGATCTATACGTACCGGATCCTGACGGAACAGTATCCGCAGGTAAAACAGCTGGCGATCATTTCCAGTGATTATCATATTGCAACCGGCACCCTGCTCTTTGGCGCGGAGGCAACCTTACAGGCGGAAGAAGCAGGGAAAGAAACCATGACAGTGGTTTCCAACGCGGCCTGGCATGCACCTTCCGGCACCCTTTCCACGATGTTCCAGGCAGGAGCTTTGATCGAGCTTTCCGGTGACGTTGAAACAGCCTTCGAGATCTATTATGAAACCTATGATATTCATGAACTGCCTGCCATTCATACGGTTTCAGACACGCCGACTTTGGACCGGATCTGTGAGACGGGCGTGCTCAGGGTCGGAACAGCGGGGGACTACAAGCCCATGTCATTCCTTGAGCCGGAAACCGGCACGTACTGGGGCTTTGACACAGAACTGGCGGAGGACCTGGCATAG
- a CDS encoding nucleotidyltransferase domain-containing protein, giving the protein MKGIEAMGMVFSVQDRQNAFDYILSVASQCDKIVSLVQVGSGANGFHDERSDLDFVIALDSGESMSEVMEYMRREISTKYELAFFKQDESRHLQNYLLSDLLEIDIGYGTYEHAAAWKPAFKVLFDHSGTVEEKMVQSLEWMDDRIYGDKQKKDMEQARNVVWFFLMHAAVAIRRGNCFRAIGEMDAARALYIDLLGDRYRLESGRNREIDRLPETEKAAIRSTYVTRESPSELWKRLINLTALVYKELEGYEVPVTQEMLYEYYKDLQ; this is encoded by the coding sequence ATGAAAGGAATCGAAGCAATGGGTATGGTTTTCAGCGTGCAGGACAGACAGAACGCCTTTGATTATATCCTTTCAGTTGCCAGTCAGTGCGACAAAATAGTCTCGTTGGTCCAGGTAGGATCCGGTGCAAACGGGTTTCATGACGAACGTTCGGACCTGGATTTTGTGATTGCGCTGGATTCTGGCGAATCCATGTCTGAAGTCATGGAATATATGCGCCGTGAGATCTCCACGAAATATGAACTGGCATTTTTCAAGCAGGATGAATCCAGGCATCTCCAGAATTACCTCTTATCCGATCTTCTGGAAATTGACATCGGATACGGCACGTATGAACACGCAGCGGCATGGAAACCGGCCTTCAAGGTCCTGTTTGACCATTCCGGCACTGTGGAGGAAAAAATGGTGCAGTCGCTGGAGTGGATGGATGACAGGATTTACGGTGATAAGCAGAAGAAGGATATGGAACAAGCACGTAATGTCGTCTGGTTTTTCCTGATGCATGCCGCTGTTGCGATTCGCCGCGGGAACTGTTTCCGGGCTATTGGGGAAATGGATGCAGCCAGGGCGCTGTATATTGATCTGCTGGGCGACCGTTACAGGTTGGAGAGCGGACGGAACCGCGAAATCGACAGATTGCCGGAAACTGAAAAAGCAGCGATCCGGAGTACTTATGTCACCAGGGAAAGCCCGTCGGAATTATGGAAAAGGCTTATCAACCTGACGGCATTGGTATATAAAGAACTCGAAGGATATGAAGTCCCTGTCACGCAGGAGATGCTGTATGAATATTATAAAGATCTTCAATAA
- a CDS encoding transporter substrate-binding domain-containing protein, with protein MEDTQTGQFDLAICGITVTDARKEQALMSDGYLQNGKTVLCRAEDADRYTSLEAINRPEVRVMENPGGLNEKFARENLPDATLIIHDINQEIPGLVASGEADVMITEIMEAEYYVGQDSRLAAPLIYEPFTNGQLGILMPKGAEDLLEYVNQFLDDEKKTGRLDELAEQYIYRYIMTEEEQQPAA; from the coding sequence ATGGAAGATACACAGACGGGTCAATTTGACCTGGCAATCTGCGGCATCACCGTCACTGACGCGCGGAAAGAGCAGGCCCTGATGTCCGACGGATACCTGCAGAACGGCAAGACTGTCCTTTGCCGTGCGGAAGACGCGGACAGGTATACTTCCCTGGAAGCTATCAACCGGCCGGAGGTTCGTGTCATGGAGAATCCGGGAGGACTGAACGAGAAATTTGCGCGGGAGAACCTTCCGGATGCCACACTGATTATTCACGATATCAATCAGGAGATCCCCGGGCTGGTCGCATCCGGGGAAGCGGACGTCATGATCACGGAGATCATGGAAGCCGAATACTATGTGGGGCAGGACAGCCGTCTTGCCGCGCCGCTGATCTATGAGCCTTTCACAAACGGACAGCTGGGAATACTGATGCCGAAAGGAGCCGAAGACCTGCTGGAGTATGTAAATCAATTCCTGGATGACGAAAAGAAAACCGGCAGACTGGACGAACTGGCCGAACAATATATTTATCGCTATATCATGACAGAGGAAGAACAGCAGCCTGCCGCATAA